The nucleotide window CGGGCGATCGACCGCGGCCTCATCGAGGTCGGCGTGCACGACCTGCGCGACTGGACCCACGACGTCCACCGCGCGGTCGACGACGCGCCGTACGGCGGCGGTCCCGGCATGGTCATGAAGCCGCAGATCTGGGGCCCGGCCCTGGACGACGTCTGCACGGCCGAGACGCGCCTCGTCGTCCCGACGCCGGCGGGGAAGCCGTTCACCCAGGAGCTGGCGCACGCCTACGCGGCGGAAAAGCACCTGGTGTTCGCCTGCGGGCGCTACGAGGGCATCGACCAGCGGGTCGTCGACGACGCCGCGCGCCGGATGCCGGTCGACGAGGTGTCGATCGGCGACTACGTGCTGGTCGGCGGCGAGGCGGCGGTGCTGGTCATCGTCGAGGCCGTCGTCCGGCTGCTGCCCGGCGTGCTCGGCAACGCGCGTTCGGCCGCGGAGGACTCCTTCTCCGACGGCCTGCTCGAGGGGCCCAGCTACACGCGCCCGGAGGTGTGGCGCGACCTGGCGGTGCCGGACGTGCTGCGGTCGGGCAACCACGCCCTGATCGACCGCTGGCGGCGTGACCAGGCCCTCGAGCGCACGGCCCGCCGCCGCCCCGATCTCCTGGCGGCGCTGCCGGAAGGTAGTCTCGACAAGCACGATCGCGGGGTCCTGGAGGGCTTGGACCCCGAGCAGGCCGAGGGCCGGTTCTCCCGGCCCGATCCCGGTCTGTAATACTTGACAGGTTGGCGTGAGTGGACCTCCTCGTCCACGAGCCCGCCATCAGCCCCCCGGGTCGCCCGCAGCGGCACCGTTGCGCGCCCGGGATCTGTACGCAAGCCATACGAAGACGAGGACGGACCACCGATGAACACCCTGGACGCGCTGGACAAGCAGTCGCTGCGTTCCGACATCCCGGACTTCCGCCCGGGCGACACGCTCAAGGTGAGTGTCCGCGTCATCGAGGGCAACCGCGAGCGCAACCAGGTCTTCCAGGGCGTGGTCATCCGCCGTCAGGGCGGTGGCATCCGGGAGACCTTCACCGTGCGCAAGGTTTCGTTCGGCGTCGGCGTCGAGCGCACCTTCCCGGTGCACTCGCCGAACCTGGCCGAGATCGAGGTCCACAAGCGCGGCGACGTGCGGCGCGCGAAGCTGTACTACCTCCGCGACCTGCGCGGCAAGAAGGCCAAGATCAAGGAGCGCCGCGAGAACCGCGAGACGGCCTCGGCTAACTGAGTCACCACCCGGTTACCGGTAGCCTGACGACGTGGCCGAACCCGTGTCCCAGAACGCTCCCGAGGATGACCCCGATCGCTCCGCGGAGGACAAGCCCAGGCTGTCACGCTCCGAGGAGCGCGGGGGATCCCGCCGGCGGCGCGCCAAACCCGCCAAGAAACGGTCGTTCTGGAAGGAACTGCCGATCCTGCTCGTGATCGCACTGGTGCTCACGATCCTGATCCAGACATTCCTCGCGAAAGTCTTCATGATCCCTTCGGGGTCCATGGAGGCCACGCTGCACGGGTGTCCCGGGTGTACCGGAGACCGGATCCTCGTGGACCGGGTCACCTACGACTTCACCGAGCCCGCCCCGGGCGACGTGATCGTCTTCAAGGGCCCGCAGGCGTGGATCAACAACGAGATCCCGCCGCAGGAGTCGAGCAACATCGTCGTCCGCGGCCTGCGGGGTCTCGGCTCGCTGGTCGGGTTCGCCCCGCCGGACGAGCGCGACTTCGTCAAGCGGGTGATCGCGGTCGGCGGCCAGACCGTCCAGTGCTGCGACCAGCAGGGCCGCATGATCGTGGACGGCAAGTCGCTCGACGAGCCGTACATCTACTGGGAAAACCTGTCCAAACAGGAGCAGCAGTCCTTCGAACCGGTCAAGGTTCCCGCGGGGATGCTGTGGGTCCAGGGCGACAACCGCAACAACTCCGACGACTCCCGGTTCCAGGGCGGCGGCGGCGTGAACGGCGCGGTCCCGGTGGAGAACGTCATCGGCAAGGCCCGGATCATCGTCCTGCCGCCGAGCCGGTGGGGCGGGATCAGCGACCACAACCCGCAGCAATCGGCGCAGCCCGTGGCCCTGGGCGCGCCGGCCTGGCAGAGCGGGCTCCCGCTCGGCGCCGGGATCGCGGCGGCGTGGCCTGCGTTGTTCGTCGGGCGCAAGCTCAAGTCCGGACTGCGCCGGGCGGCCGGGCGGAAACCCTAGCCACCCGACCTTGCCGGCAGACGGGTGATCCAGCCTTGACACTTCCCGTTCCCCTGACGGCGGCCGAGCCGATCCGGCCACCGCGAGCCGTGGTGCGTGGCGACCTCTTCTGGGGGTTGCAGGGCGCGCTCGACCGCCGTGGCCTCGGCCCGGTCGCCGGTGTGGACGAAGCCGGTGCTGGCGCGTGCGCGGGGCCGCTGGTGGTCGCGGCCTGCGTGCTCAAGCAGGGCGACGCGGCGAAGCTGACCGACCTCACCGACTCCAAGATGATGACGGCCAAGGCGCGTGACCGGGTCTACGACCTGGTCCTCGCCCGGGCCGTCGACTACTCGGTGATCGTCATCCCGACCGAAGAGGTCGACCTCTACGGGATCCGGGTGATGAACCTGGAGGGCATGCGCCGCGCCGCGGCGGCCCTGCGCGTGTCGCCGGGCTACATCCTCACCGACGGGTTCCGCGTCCCCGGCCTCACGGCTCCGAACGCGGCGGTCATCAAGGGCGACCGGTCGGTGGCCTGCATCGCGGCCGCGTCGGTGCTGGCGAAGGTGACGCGAGACCGCATCATGGCGGGTTACCACAACGAACTCCCGCACTACGGGTTCGACGTGCACAAGGGGTACAGCACGTCCGACCACCTGGCGGCGCTGCGCGAGCACGGCCCCAGCGACGTCCACCGCTGGTCGTACACGAACGTGGCCACGGTCGCCGTCAAGCGCGGCCTGCGTCCGAGCCGCCCGGTCCTGCTGACGTACGCGGCGCTGGAAAAGGCCATGGAACCGCCCGCCGCGGCCGGCCTGTCCGCCGTCCTCGACGAGGCATTGGAGCCGCAACTCAGCCTGCCGCTGCATGCCCCGGCCGCGGGTGTGGGTCACAATGAACGCTCCGCCGGCGGAGCAGCAGCACGATCCCGAGGAGGGGCGCGGATTTCATGAGCGCAGAGGATCTCGAGAAGTACGAGACCGAGATGGAGCTCTCGCTGTACCGCGAGTACCGCGACATAGTCGGCCAGTTCTCGTACGTGGTGGAGACCGAGCGGCGGTTCTACCTGGCGAACGCGGTCGACGTCCAGGTCCGCGACGGCGGCGGCGAGGTGTACTTCGAGGTCCGCATGTCCGACGCGTGGGTCTGGGACATGTATCGCCCGGCCCGCTTCGTCAAGCACGTCCGGGTCATCACGTTCAAGGACGTCAACGTGGAGGAACTCGACAAGCCGGATCTCCGGCTCCCCGAGGACGGCCCCTTCTCGGGCTGACGTTCGTCTTCGTCCCGCGCCGGCTCACCACCTCGGTCGAGCCGGCGCGGTTTTTCGTGTCGTCGGTCCGGTAGCACATCCCACCGACACTTCGGGTGGTTCGCCGGTACTCCGTGGACCGGTTGTCCACAACACCCCGGTTGTCCACAGCTTCGCGATCCGGCTCTGGTGAGCCCCCTCCGTGGGCTGGCATCGTCGAATGCGCACGCACCGTGATCGCCGGGACCGTCCCGGTGACCAGTGCGGACCGACGAGGGGGCGAACACGATGACGGGCACCGACGAGCTCGCCAGACACCGCCAGGATCTGGGCGCCTGGGGCGAAGACCTGGCGCTCCGGTACCTGCAGGACCGCGGGCTGGTCCTGCTGGCCCGCAACTGGCGCTGCCGCGAAGGCGAGCTGGACCTGGTCTTCACCGACCGCACCCGCGTCATCGTCTGCGAGGTGAAGACCCGCTCCGGAACCGAATTCGGCCTCCCGGGCGAGACGGTCACGGAGGAGAAAGCGGGCCGGGTCCGCCGCGCTGCCCAACGCTGGCTGCGCGAGTTCCGCATCGGCTGGTGTCCCGTCCGCTACGACGTCGTCACGATCCTCGCGGAACCGGGCACCCGGCCCCGCCTCCAGCACATCGAGGCGGCGTTCTGATGCCCATCGCCAAGGCCTGGTCGGCCGGCCTCCTCGGCATCAACGGCCGGGTGATCGAGATCGAGGCCGACCTCGGCGGCGGCCTGAGCCGGATCACCCTCGTCGGCCTGCCCGACGCCGGGCTGCGCGAGGCGAAGGACCGCGTCCGGTCCGCCGTCCGCAATTCCGGGCAGCCCTGGCCCGACGGCAAGATCACCCTCGGCCTGTCGCCGGCGAACCTGCCCAAGATGGGGTCCGCTTTCGACCTGGGCATCGCGGCGGCGGTGCTCGCGGCGTCGGGCGCGGTCCCGGCGACCCGGCTGCTCGGCACCGTGCTGCTGGGCGAGCTCGCCTTGGACGGCCGGATCCGCGCGGTCCGCGGCATCCTCCCGGGCCTGCTCGCGGCTCGGGCGGAGGGCTACGGACGAGCCGTCGTGCCGACGGACTCCCTCGTCGAGGCCGCCCTCGTGGACGGCATCGAAGTCGCGGGCGCACCGCACCTGCGCGAGTTCGTGGCCTGGCTGAACCGCGAAGCGGAGCTGGCCCGCCCGGAGCCACCCGGCCCGGTGCCACCGCCGGAGGTACCGGACCTCGCGGACGTCATCGGCCAGCCGGAAGCACGCTGGGCGCTGGAGGTCGCCGCGGCGGGCGGCCACCACCTCCTGCTTTCCGGTCCGCCCGGGGTGGGCAAGACGATGCTGGCGAAGCGGCTCCCCGGCCTCCTCCCGCAGCTGACACCGGAGGAGTCCCTGGAGGTCACCGCGGTGCACTCGGTCGACGGCTCGTTGTCGAAGTCCTCACCGCTGGTCACGGTCCCGCCCTTCGTGGCCCCGCACTATTCGATCTCCGTCCCGGCCCTGATCGGCGGCGGCAGCGGAATAGCCTCGCCGGGCGCGATCAGCCGAGCCCACCGCGGAGTCCTGTTCCTCGACGAGGTGTGCGAGTTCGGCGGGCAGTGCCTCGAGTCGCTCCGAACCGTCCTGGAGGAGGGCGAGGTACGCATCGCCCGGGTCAAGGGCGCGATCACGTACCCGGCGCGCTTCCAGCTGGTCCTGGCCACCAACCCGTGCGCATGCGCACCGCCCAAGGACGCCGACTGCGTGTGCTCCCCGACGGCCCGGCGCCGCTATCTGGCCAAGCTGTCCGGACCCCTGCTGGATCGCGTCGACCTGAGAGTCCGCCTACGGCCCCTGAGCGCGATCACCGCCCACGACACAGGCCCGGCAGAGCCCTCGGAGGCGGTGCGTGAGCGGGTGCTCGCGGCACGCGAGCGCGCAGCCCAACGCTGGAGCGACCACGGCTGGCTGTCCAACTCCGAGGTCCCCGGCCCGGCCCTGCGTCGCGAGTTCGCCCTCCCCGCCACCGCAACGGCGGTGCTGGACCGAGCAATGGAGAGAGGAGCCCTGAGCGGCCGCGGAGCCGACCGTTGCCTACGCATCGCCTGGACACTGGCCGACCTCGACGCCGAGCCTCGCCCCGGAGCAGACCAGGTAAGTGCGGCCCTGGCATTCCGAGAGCGGGTGGCGGCATGACCGCGGACGAGGTGCGGCAGGCTCGTGCGACCGTGTCGCGCGCAGCCGAGTCCCCGGCGTCCATCGCCGGGCTCGGGCGCGTGGTTTACCTGTTGCCTGCAGCAGAGCCCTCGGCGCCGGCGGTGGTCGCCTCCCGCGTCCGGCGCGGTTTCGCGGCCTCCCGAGTTCTGGCGGTCTCGCCCCCGGCGCCGGCCGGCGTGACATTTGTCGGCGACGTTAGGTCGACACGGATGCCGGTCATCGGGGATCGGATGGCCGAGCGGCCGGTGTTGGCGGGTGTGGCCTTTGCTAGCGATGGCAGGTCGGCGCCGGTGTCGGCCCGCCGCGATCGGATGGTCGAGTTGCCGGTGCTGGCAGGCGTCTCGTTTGCCGGCGGCCGCGGGCCGGTGCGGGTGCCGGCCCTTCGGAAGCAGGTGGTGGCATGACCGCGGACGAGGTGCGGCAGGCTCGTGCCTACCTGTTGCGCGTGGCGGAACCTCCCGCACCCGCGCTCGTGGAGTTCGTCGCCGAGCACGGTCCGGTCGCGGCAGCCGCGCGGGTCCGGCGTGGCGATTGCCCGGCTGAAGTAGTCAAGGTGACCGAGGCGCGTCGCGGCTACGACCTCGTCGCCCAGGACTTCGCCCGCGCCGCCGCGGCAGGCGCTCGGCTGGTCGTGCCCGAGGACGAGGAGTGGCCCCGCTGGCCGCTGCACGCCGTGGACCTCGCCGCCCAGCATGGGGTGGCCGAAGCCGTGCCGCCCTTGGCCTTGTGGGTGGCCGGTGAGGGTGCGCTCGGCGCCGCTGCCGATCGGGCTGTGGCCATCGTCGGTGCCCGGGCCGCGACCGCCTACGGCGAGCACCACGCCGCCGAGTTCGCGTTCGGGCTGGCCGGCCGCGGCGTGCCGATCTTCTCGGGCGCCGCCTACGGCATCGACGGGGCAGCCCACCGTGGCGCGCTCGCCGCCGAGGGCGTCACCGTCGCGGTGCTGGGATGCTCTGTCGACACCGGCTATCCGGCGGGGCACATCAGCATGCTGAACCGGATCGCCCGCTCCGGCGGCAACGTCGTCAGCGAGTACCCGCCCGGCACCCCGCCAGGGCGGCACCGCTTCCTCGTCCGGAACCGGCTCATCGCCGCCCTGACCGAGGGCACCCTGGTGGTCGAAGCGGGGCGCCGCAGCGGTGCCCGCAACACCGCCAGTACCGCCGGTGCCTTCGGCAAGGTGGTGATGGCCCTGCCTGGACCCGTGTCGTCCGGGATGTCCGTCGGCTGCCATGAACTGATCCGCGACGCCAAAGCGACGCTGGTGTCGACCGTCGACGAGGTCCTCGAGACCGTCGGCCGCTTCGGGACCGCCGAGGACACCGCCACGAGCCGGCCGAAACGGCGTACGGACCGGCTGGGGCCCGAGGCACTGCGCGCCTTCGAAGCACTCACTGTGCGCGCCGACCGGTCCGACACCGAGGTCGCGGCCGAGTCGGGCCTCCCACTGCGGCGGGTGCGGGCACTGCTGCCCGAGCTGGAGATCGACGGATTCGCCGTCCGCGGGGACTCCGGTTGGCGACGACGAAAGGAAAGCGCATGACGGCCACGAAATCCGGGCGAAATCGTCGACGGCGTTCGGCCGGTCCGGTGGGGCCGCGTGGCGATCCTTGACCGGAGGCAATTGTTCGCGCAGCGTGACAGCCATGCCGTCACCACGCTCCGGCCGGGCCCGCCGTCCCGACTTGCGCGCGGTCCGGGCCGCGTTGCCCGAGCCCGTGCGGGCCGTCGTGACCGCCTACGAACGGCACCTCGGGCTCGAACGCGGCCTGTCCGCGCACACCGTCAGGGCGTACGTCGGCGATGCCGTGTCGCTGCTGGGGTTCGTCGTGGACGGCGGCGGCGAGGTCACGGAGCTCGACCTCGCCCGGCTGCGGGCGTGGCTCGCCGCGCAGCAGTCCGGCGGGGCGAGCCGGACGACGCTGGCGCGGCGGGCTGCCTCGGCTCGGACGTTCACCGCCTGGGCGCACCGCACCGGCGTGCTGGCGACGGACCCGGGTGGCCGGCTCGCCGCCCCGCGGGCGCATCGCACCCTGCCCGGGGTGTTGCGTGCCGGACAGGCGGGGGAGGTCATGCAGGCGTCGGCCGCCGGCGCGGCGCAGCGCGATCCCGTCGCCCTGCGTGATCGCGCGATCGTCGAACTGCTCTACGCCACGGGCATCCGCGTGTCCGAGTTGTGCGGGCTGGACGTCGGCGGGGCCGACTTCTCCCGTCGTGTCGTGACGGTGCTGGGCAAGGGCGGTAAGGAACGCGTCGTCCCGTTCGGCGTTCCGGCGGCGGAGGCGCTCGCCGACTGGATCGACGACGGACGGCCGAAGATCGTCGCCGAAACCGGTGGTGAGAGCGCCGAGCCCGCGCTTTTCCTCGGTGTCCGGGGCAAACGCGTCGATCCGCGCACGGTCCGGCGCGTCGTCCACGACGCCGTCACGGCGGTGCCCGGAGCGGCCGACATGGGGCCCCATGGCCTGCGGCATTCCGCCGCGACGCATCTGCTCGAAGGGGGTGCCGATCTCAGGAGCGTTCAGGAACTGCTTGGTCACGCTACGCTTGCCACGACGCAGCTCTACACTCATGTGACCGTCGACCGGTTGAAAGCGATCCATGACCGAGCGCATCCCAGGGCCTGAGGCGGTCCGGGGAGGCTCGCCGGGGTCGGCACCAGCAGGTCCGGCGGCGCACGCGCATCCGCACGAGCACGGAGACGACACTGAGCCGCATGCCGAGAACGACTGTGCAATGACCGCAGGCCCGCACGTGACCGAAGCCGCCGGAGTGAGCACTCACGGTGAGGCTGGCGCGCCCGCGGAAACCCGCGCCGGCTACGACGTCGACGCCGGGATCGCGGCTCTGTGGCAGCAGTTCGCCGACAGTCCGGACCAGGCGTCGCGCGATCGGCTCGTGCTCCACTACGCCCCGCTGGTCAAGTACGTCGCCGGGCGGGTCGGCACCGGCCTGCCCACCCACATCGACGTGGGCGACCTCGTGCAGTCGGGCATCTTCGGGCTCGTCGACGCGATCGAGAAGTTCGACCCCGAGCGCGGCCTGCGCTTCGAGACCTACGCGATGCAGCGCATCCGCGGCGCGATCCTCGACGACCTCCGTTCGCAGGACTGGGTGCCCCGTGCGGTCCGCAGCAAGGCGAAGGAGGCGGAACGCGCGATGGAGCGCCTCGGCGCCCGCCTGCACCGCACCCCGACCGACGCGGAGCTCGCCGCCGAACTCGGCATCGGCCTCGACGACCTGCGCGACTTCTACGGCCAGCTGCAGCTCACCAGCGTCGTCGCGCTGGAGGACCTGGTGGCCGCGGGCAAGGACAGCGGCTCACTGGTCGACACGCTGCCCGACGACGACGCCGTCGACCCGGTCGCGGTGCTCGTCGACCAGGACAACCGCCGCCAGCTCGCCCAGGCGATCGCGCAGCTGACCGAGCGGGACAAGATCGTGGTCAGCCTCTACTACTTCGAGAGCCTGACCCTCGCCGAGATCGGCAAGGTCCTCGGCGTCACGGAGTCGCGGGTCAGCCAGCTGCACACGCGGGCGGTCATGCGGCTGCGCGCCAAGCTGGTCGAGCAGACCGGCACCTGATCACCGACCACCTCCCCACGGCTTGAGCCGGTACTCGCCGGCCTCGCCGGTCAGGGCGAGGGGATCGACGTACTCCTCGCCCCGCCGCACGCCCCAGTGCAGGCACGCCGCCACCGCGCAGCCGGGATGCCCGGCGAGGACGGTGCCGAGCACCTGGCCCCGGTAGACCTGCTCGCCCACGGCCACCTTCGCCGCGACGGGCTCGTAGGTGGTCCGCAGCCCACCGTCGTGATCGACGGAGAGCACGGGCCGCCCACCGACCAATCCGGCGAACACGACGACGCCCGCATCGGCGGCCAGCACGTCCTGCCCGGGCACGGCGGCCAGGTCGACTCCGCGATGCCCGGGACCGAACGGTGTTTCGGGGGCGTCGAAGTACTTCGTGATCACCGGAACGGGTGATAGGGGCCAGGAGAGCCGCGCATGCCGCACGGCGCGCGAGCCGCCCGGGCCAGGCCCGGGGGCAGCCGAGGGTGGCCACGCCGGAGCGATCATGAGCGCGACCGCCCACGGCACGGCCTGCCCGCGCACGGCACCGGGGAGGACCTCCGGTGCGGCCGGCGGGAAGTCGACGGTGGCGAGCCGACCGGCTCGAGGCTCGGCCGCGGTCCAGGTCGAGGTTGCAGGCGAGGCGAAGTCGCGCGCCCATGGCTCGGCCACCGCCGGCTCTGCGGGCCACCAGGTTGAGGTGGGCGCGTGCGCGGTGAGGTCGCCGGTCCGTGGCTCGGCCACCGCCGGCTCGGTGGGCCACCGGGAGTTCGTTGCGCGCCGGGTGAGGTCGGCTGTCCGTGGCTCGGCCACCGCCGGCTCCGCGGGCCACCAGGGCGAGCCGATTGTGTGCGAGGCGAGGTCACGCGCCCGTGGCTCGGCCACCGCCGGCTCTGTCAGCCGCCCGTGCGATTCCGCTGCCGCTGTGACCGGACCACCCGGATCACCTCGCCGAGGCTCGGCCCACGACCCGGCGCTCCACACACCCGCCTCGGGTGGTGCGAGGCCGCCCGTCCACTGCTCCGGTGCCGTTCGCGCCGGGCTGGATCCGGCCGCACCTGTCCACAGCTTCGCCGCCGATGCCGGCACCTCGCCTCGCCCAGCCGCCGAGCCCGGCGCGCCGACACTCGTCTCTCCGCTCGCGAACCCACCTCCCAAAACCGTCATGACCAGGGCAAACGTGCCCCATAACCACCCCGGCGCCCACGGCCGGGAACGCTTGATCGACTCCATGTCTCCAGACTGCGGTACCCCGATGCCTCGTGGGCCGCCGTCGCCGAATCTGTGGATAACCGGACCCGATGTGGACAACTGCGTCGTCCGGTGGCCGCCGGTGGGGGAGGGGGTGGTGGGAGGGGGTAGAATCTTCTGCGCAGTCCGTTTCAGCGGGCTGACTTCGCGTGCACGTGCGCGTTTCCCCTTCTGGACACAGCCGGGGGAGCGCACGGGGTCCGGCGGTCTTCGGGAGTTCTCACTCGCGGGGTCCGGGCACCGGCGCGGGCACCAGGGCGAACGGCCACCCGGCCGCGAGCGACAACCGAGCAGCGCGTCCGGCCGAGGCAGGGCGCGCACTACACAGAAGAGGTGTGATTCCGGCAATGGCCGTCGTCACCATGAAGCAGCTGCTCGACAGCGGCGTGCACTTCGGGCACCAGACCCGCCGGTGGAACCCGAAGATGAAGCGCTACATCTTCACCGAGCGCAACGGCATCTACATCATCGACCTGCAGCAGACGCTGACCTACATCGACCGTGCGTACGAGTTCATCAAGGAGACCGTCGCGCACGGCGGCACCATCATGTTCGTCGGCACCAAGAAGCAGGCTCAGGAAGCCATCGCCAACGAGGCCGCGCGCGTGGGCATGCCCTACGTCAACCAGCGCTGGCTCGGCGGCATGCTGACCAACTTCCAGACCGTGCACAAGCGCCTCCTCCGTCTCAAGGAGCTCGAGGCCCAGGAGCAGACCGGTGGCTTCACCGGCCTCACCAAGCGCGAGATCCTGACGCTGACCCGCGAGAAGGAAAAGCTGGAGAAGACCCTCGGCGGTATCCGCGACATGGCCAAGGTGCCGAGCGCGGTGTGGATCGTCGACACCAAGAAGGAGCACATCGCCGTCGGCGAGGCTCGGAAGCTGAACATCCCGGTCGTCGCGATCCTGGACACCAACTGCGACCCGGACGAGGTCGACTACCCGATCCCGGGCAACGACGACGCCATCCGCTCGGCCGCGCTGCTGACCAAGGTCGTCGCCGAGGCCGCGGCCGCCGGTCTGATGGCGCGCTCCAGCCGCAACGGTGCTTCGGCCGACGCGAAGCCGGAGCCGGGTGTCGCCGCGGACGAGCCGCTGGCCGAGTGGGAGAAGGAGCTGCTCGCCGGCTCCGAGACCGCCGCCGCCGACGCGAACGAGGCCGCTGCCGCGACCGAGGCCGCCACCGAGCAGGCGACCGCCTCCTCCTGATGCTCCACCGCCCGTGCGGCCGGCCCTCGTGGCCGGCCGCACCGGCGTAGCAACCCACAGATTTCCTGCAAAGGACGGATTTACCAGAATGGCGAACTACACCGCCGCTGACGTGAAGCGCCTGCGCGAGATGACCGGCGCCGGCATGATGGACTGCAAGAAGGCCCTCGAGGAGAACGGCGGCGACTTCGACAAGGCCGTCGAGTTCCTCCGCATCAAGGGCGCCAAGGACGTCGGCAAGCGCGCCGAGCGCGCCACCGCCGAGGGCCTGGTCACCGGCGACGGCGGCGTCCTCATCGAGCTCGACTCCGAGACCGACTTCGTCGCGAAGAACGCCGACTTCCAGGCGCTCGCCGCGAAGATCGTCGAGGTCGCGAAGACCCTCAAGACCTCCGACGTCGAGGCGCTGAAGGGTGCCGAGCTCGACGGCAAGACCGTCAACGAGGTCGTCCAGGAGCTGTCGGCCCGCATCGGCGAGAAGCTCGAGCTGCGCCGCGTCGTGGCCTTCGAGGGCCAGACCGCCACCTACCTGCACCGTCGCGGCTCCGACCTGCCGCCGGCCGTCGGCGTGCTCGTCGAGTTCACCGGTGACGACGCCGAAGCCGCCCGCGGTGCCGCCATGCAGGTCGCCGCGCTGCGCGCGAAGTACCTGACCCGCGAGGAGGTGCCGGCCGAGATCGTCGAGAACGAGCGCCGCATCGCCGAGCAGACCGCCCGCGAGGAAGGCAAGCCGGAGCAGGCCATGCCGAAGATCATCGAGGGCAAGGTCAACGCCTACTACAAGGACAACGTCCTGCTCGAGCAGCCGTCGGTCAAGGACAACAAGAAGACCGTCAAGGCCCTGCTCGACGAGGCCGGCGTGACGCTAACCCGCTTCGCGCGCTTCGAGGTCGGCCAGGCCTGAGGTCAGGCCAGGGCGTAGGTTTCACACCCACAGTGCCCCGTCTCCGTCCATCGGGGACGGGGCACTGTCGGGTCCGGAGAAGAAAAGCACGCTCGAGGGCGTAGGAGGCGACATAGATGGGTGACCGGGTCGAAGGTGGCTACCGGCGGGTGCTGCTGAAACTGGGCGGCGAGATGTTCGGCGGTGGTTCGATCGGCGTCGATCCG belongs to Amycolatopsis tolypomycina and includes:
- the rpsB gene encoding 30S ribosomal protein S2, whose protein sequence is MAVVTMKQLLDSGVHFGHQTRRWNPKMKRYIFTERNGIYIIDLQQTLTYIDRAYEFIKETVAHGGTIMFVGTKKQAQEAIANEAARVGMPYVNQRWLGGMLTNFQTVHKRLLRLKELEAQEQTGGFTGLTKREILTLTREKEKLEKTLGGIRDMAKVPSAVWIVDTKKEHIAVGEARKLNIPVVAILDTNCDPDEVDYPIPGNDDAIRSAALLTKVVAEAAAAGLMARSSRNGASADAKPEPGVAADEPLAEWEKELLAGSETAAADANEAAAATEAATEQATASS
- the tsf gene encoding translation elongation factor Ts; amino-acid sequence: MANYTAADVKRLREMTGAGMMDCKKALEENGGDFDKAVEFLRIKGAKDVGKRAERATAEGLVTGDGGVLIELDSETDFVAKNADFQALAAKIVEVAKTLKTSDVEALKGAELDGKTVNEVVQELSARIGEKLELRRVVAFEGQTATYLHRRGSDLPPAVGVLVEFTGDDAEAARGAAMQVAALRAKYLTREEVPAEIVENERRIAEQTAREEGKPEQAMPKIIEGKVNAYYKDNVLLEQPSVKDNKKTVKALLDEAGVTLTRFARFEVGQA
- a CDS encoding M23 family metallopeptidase, with amino-acid sequence MIAPAWPPSAAPGPGPGGSRAVRHARLSWPLSPVPVITKYFDAPETPFGPGHRGVDLAAVPGQDVLAADAGVVVFAGLVGGRPVLSVDHDGGLRTTYEPVAAKVAVGEQVYRGQVLGTVLAGHPGCAVAACLHWGVRRGEEYVDPLALTGEAGEYRLKPWGGGR